Proteins encoded by one window of Vitis riparia cultivar Riparia Gloire de Montpellier isolate 1030 chromosome 11, EGFV_Vit.rip_1.0, whole genome shotgun sequence:
- the LOC117924699 gene encoding protein TRANSPARENT TESTA 9 isoform X5 — translation MWFSFWRSRDRFSLDELRHLTYQLMKIQIVNEVNKDFVVEALRSIAELITYGDQHDPAFFEFFMEKQVMGEFVRILKISRSVTVSLQLLQTMSIMIQNLKSEHAIYYMFSNEHINYLITYTFDFRNEELLSYYISFLRAISGKLNKNTISLLVKTQNDEVVSFPLYVEAIRYAFQEENMVRTAIRALTLNVYHVGDESVNRYVTTTPHAAYFSNLVTFFRKQCINLNGLVSDASKNPGPESTSSILVAVDEIEDNLYYFSDVISAGIPDIGRLITDNILQHLIFPLLLPSLRMEAVNETQISAVTSLYLLCCILRIVKIKDLANTVAASLFCPLEAFIKISETKLNGYISGHGFTHEREQSDSDNLDTKVESGSLRVTTSNLPGSSQSHQEDVAFQLSCSGSSLALREVLLSYVNNGDDMLVLGSLSVIATLLQTKELDESMLDALGILPQRKQHKKLLLQSLVGEGSDEEQLFSPESSLIRDGFNSELDSYLQKLKVLDALVNLFCRSNISAETLWDGGWALRQLFPYNETEFNSHHLELLKDSYRNCIGTLLREVKGFWLDLLITVLCDEWRKCKRAIEASSPRREPKYVLLPLQKSSFEEVIPVESSIVAGERMCELVKVFVLLHQLQIFSLGRALPDQPPILPPIDVPQSFRAKAAGLGVLGPKPGTELRLVDAVPCRISFERVDAVPCRISFERGKERHFRFLAVSMETSGWVLLAEELPLKQHYGVVRVTAPLAGSNPKIDDKHARWLHLRIRPSTLPFLDSDKRTTYAKVNKKALVDGRWTLAFSDEYSCKSALSMILEEINLQSNEVERRIRPLLDLEREVNFSSPSPCPLEASSSSTTPSNSL, via the exons ACACTTGACTTATCAGCTgatgaaaattcaaattgttAATGAGGTCAACAAG GATTTTGTTGTTGAGGCGCTGAGGTCAATTGCGGAGTTGATAACATATGGTGACCAGCATGACCCAGCCTTTTTTGA GTTTTTCATGGAGAAGCAGGTCATGGGGGAGTTTGTAcgtatattaaaaataagtagaaGTGTGACTGTTTCACTTCAGTTGCTGCAGACGATGAGTATTATGATCCAGAACTTAAAAAGTGAACATGCTATAT ACTACATGTTCAGCAATGAGCATATTAACTACCTTATAACTTATACCTTTGACTTCCGCAATGAAGAGCTGTTATCTTACTACATATCCTTCTTAAG AGCAATAAGTGGAAAGCTGAACAAGAATACAATTTCTTTGCTTGTGAAGACTCAAAAT GATGAAGTAGTTTCTTTCCCACTGTATGTTGAGGCAATACGGTATGCCTTCCAAGAAGAGAACATGGTCCGCACTGCAATACGTGCTTTGACACTAAATGTTTATCATG TTGGAGATGAATCTGTAAATAGATATGTTACTACCACACCTCATGCGGCTTATTTTTCGAACCTGGTTACATTTTTCCGGAAGCAGTGCATCAATTTAAATGGATTGGTCTCTGATGCTTCAAA GAATCCAGGTCCAGAATCGACCTCTAGTATACTTGTTGCTGTAGATGAAATTGAGGACAATCTTTACTATTTTAGTGATGTTATTTCTGCTGGGATTCCTGATATTGGGAGGTTAATAACAGACAACATTTTGCAGCATTTGATATTTCCATTGCTTCTTCCTTCTCTAAGGATGGAAGCTGTAAAT GAGACGCAGATCAGTGCTGTCACTTCTCTGTATTTACTTTGTTGCATCTTGCGCATAGTTAAAATCAAAGATCTGGCAAATACTGTTGCTGCTTCTCTTTTTTGTCCATTAGAggcttttataaaaatttctgAGACTAAACTCAATGGCTATATATCTGGTCATGGTTTTACTCACGAAAGAGAACAGTCAGACAGTGATAATCTTGATACAAAGGTGGAGTCTGGAAGTTTAAGAGTTACCACATCAAACTTGCCTGGTTCTTCACAAAGTCATCAAGAAGATGTTGCCTTTCAGCTTAGTTGTAGTGGTTCAAGTTTGGCTTTAAG GGAGGTCTTGCTTTCTTATGTCAATAATGGGGATGATATGCTAGTTTTGGGTTCTTTGAGTGTGATAGCAACTTTATTGCAAACAAAAG AACTGGATGAATCGATGCTAGATGCACTTGGAATTCTTCCACAGCGCAAACAACATAAGAAACTGCTGCTG CAATCTTTGGTTGGTGAGGGCTCAGATGAAGAGCAACTTTTTTCTCCAGAAAGTAGCTTGATAAGAGATGGTTTCAATAGTGAGCTTGATAGCTATCTACAAAAGCTCAAG GTGCTCGACGCTTTGGTCAACCTTTTTTGCCGCTCAAATATTTCTGCGGAGACCTTGTGGGATGGTGGTTGGGCTCTGCGCCAATTATTTCCTTATAATGAGACTGAGTTTAACAGTCATCACCTTGAATTGCTCAAA GACTCATACAGGAACTGCATCGGCACTCTCTTGCGGGAGGTTAAAGGTTTCTGGCTAGATCTACTTATCACAGTTCTTTGTGATGAGTGGAGGAAGTGCAAAAGAG CAATTGAGGCTTCATCCCCTCGGAGAGAGCCTAAATATGTGCTCTTGCCATTACAAAAGTCCTCTTTTGAAG AGGTTATTCCAGTTGAATCATCAATTGTTGCTGGTGAAAGAATGTGTGAGTTGGTGAAG GTTTTTGTGCTTCTTCATCAACTTCAAATTTTCTCCCTTGGTAGAGCTTTGCCTGATCAACCGCCTATCCTTCCTCCAATTGATGTTCCCCAATCCTTCCGAGCAAAAGCTGCTGGCCTGGGTGTCTTAGGTCCAAAACCGGGAACCGAGTTAAGACTTG TTGATGCAGTGCCCTGCAGAATTTCATTTGAGAGGG TTGATGCAGTGCCCTGCAGAATTTCATTTGAGAGGGGTAAAGAGCGGCATTTTCGCTTTCTAGCAGTTTCCATGGAAACATCTGGATGGGTTCTCCTTGCAGAAGAATTACCCCTAAAACAGCATTATGGAGTTGTTCGTGTTACTGCCCCTTTGGCTGGCTCAAAT CCTAAAATTGATGATAAGCATGCTAGATGGTTACACCTGCGGATCCGTCCATCCACTCTGCCCTTTTTGGATTCGGATAAACGCACTACCTATGCCAAAGTGAACAAAAAAGCTTTGGTTGATGGCAGATGGACCCTGGCATTCAGTGATGAATACTCTTGCAAGTCTGCATTGTCTATGATTCTCGAGGAGATTAATCTACAAAGTAATGAAGTGGAGAGAAGAATAAGACCATTACTTGACCTTGAAAGAGAAGTAAATTTTtcaagcccttctccatgccctCTTGAGGCTTCCTCTTCAAGTACAACACCTTCCAATTCTTTGTAA
- the LOC117924699 gene encoding protein TRANSPARENT TESTA 9 isoform X1 gives MWFSFWRSRDRFSLDELRHLTYQLMKIQIVNEVNKDFVVEALRSIAELITYGDQHDPAFFEFFMEKQVMGEFVRILKISRSVTVSLQLLQTMSIMIQNLKSEHAIYYMFSNEHINYLITYTFDFRNEELLSYYISFLRAISGKLNKNTISLLVKTQNDEVVSFPLYVEAIRYAFQEENMVRTAIRALTLNVYHVGDESVNRYVTTTPHAAYFSNLVTFFRKQCINLNGLVSDASKNPGPESTSSILVAVDEIEDNLYYFSDVISAGIPDIGRLITDNILQHLIFPLLLPSLRMEAVNETQISAVTSLYLLCCILRIVKIKDLANTVAASLFCPLEAFIKISETKLNGYISGHGFTHEREQSDSDNLDTKVESGSLRVTTSNLPGSSQSHQEDVAFQLSCSGSSLALREVLLSYVNNGDDMLVLGSLSVIATLLQTKELDESMLDALGILPQRKQHKKLLLQSLVGEGSDEEQLFSPESSLIRDGFNSELDSYLQKLKQEQYGVLCSCPEVAASPRVHRFQVLDALVNLFCRSNISAETLWDGGWALRQLFPYNETEFNSHHLELLKDSYRNCIGTLLREVKGFWLDLLITVLCDEWRKCKRAIEASSPRREPKYVLLPLQKSSFEEVIPVESSIVAGERMCELVKVFVLLHQLQIFSLGRALPDQPPILPPIDVPQSFRAKAAGLGVLGPKPGTELRLVDAVPCRISFERVDAVPCRISFERGKERHFRFLAVSMETSGWVLLAEELPLKQHYGVVRVTAPLAGSNPKIDDKHARWLHLRIRPSTLPFLDSDKRTTYAKVNKKALVDGRWTLAFSDEYSCKSALSMILEEINLQSNEVERRIRPLLDLEREVNFSSPSPCPLEASSSSTTPSNSL, from the exons ACACTTGACTTATCAGCTgatgaaaattcaaattgttAATGAGGTCAACAAG GATTTTGTTGTTGAGGCGCTGAGGTCAATTGCGGAGTTGATAACATATGGTGACCAGCATGACCCAGCCTTTTTTGA GTTTTTCATGGAGAAGCAGGTCATGGGGGAGTTTGTAcgtatattaaaaataagtagaaGTGTGACTGTTTCACTTCAGTTGCTGCAGACGATGAGTATTATGATCCAGAACTTAAAAAGTGAACATGCTATAT ACTACATGTTCAGCAATGAGCATATTAACTACCTTATAACTTATACCTTTGACTTCCGCAATGAAGAGCTGTTATCTTACTACATATCCTTCTTAAG AGCAATAAGTGGAAAGCTGAACAAGAATACAATTTCTTTGCTTGTGAAGACTCAAAAT GATGAAGTAGTTTCTTTCCCACTGTATGTTGAGGCAATACGGTATGCCTTCCAAGAAGAGAACATGGTCCGCACTGCAATACGTGCTTTGACACTAAATGTTTATCATG TTGGAGATGAATCTGTAAATAGATATGTTACTACCACACCTCATGCGGCTTATTTTTCGAACCTGGTTACATTTTTCCGGAAGCAGTGCATCAATTTAAATGGATTGGTCTCTGATGCTTCAAA GAATCCAGGTCCAGAATCGACCTCTAGTATACTTGTTGCTGTAGATGAAATTGAGGACAATCTTTACTATTTTAGTGATGTTATTTCTGCTGGGATTCCTGATATTGGGAGGTTAATAACAGACAACATTTTGCAGCATTTGATATTTCCATTGCTTCTTCCTTCTCTAAGGATGGAAGCTGTAAAT GAGACGCAGATCAGTGCTGTCACTTCTCTGTATTTACTTTGTTGCATCTTGCGCATAGTTAAAATCAAAGATCTGGCAAATACTGTTGCTGCTTCTCTTTTTTGTCCATTAGAggcttttataaaaatttctgAGACTAAACTCAATGGCTATATATCTGGTCATGGTTTTACTCACGAAAGAGAACAGTCAGACAGTGATAATCTTGATACAAAGGTGGAGTCTGGAAGTTTAAGAGTTACCACATCAAACTTGCCTGGTTCTTCACAAAGTCATCAAGAAGATGTTGCCTTTCAGCTTAGTTGTAGTGGTTCAAGTTTGGCTTTAAG GGAGGTCTTGCTTTCTTATGTCAATAATGGGGATGATATGCTAGTTTTGGGTTCTTTGAGTGTGATAGCAACTTTATTGCAAACAAAAG AACTGGATGAATCGATGCTAGATGCACTTGGAATTCTTCCACAGCGCAAACAACATAAGAAACTGCTGCTG CAATCTTTGGTTGGTGAGGGCTCAGATGAAGAGCAACTTTTTTCTCCAGAAAGTAGCTTGATAAGAGATGGTTTCAATAGTGAGCTTGATAGCTATCTACAAAAGCTCAAG CAGGAGCAGTATGGAGTGTTGTGTTCTTGTCCTGAAGTGGCAGCAAGTCCTCGTGTACATAGGTTTCag GTGCTCGACGCTTTGGTCAACCTTTTTTGCCGCTCAAATATTTCTGCGGAGACCTTGTGGGATGGTGGTTGGGCTCTGCGCCAATTATTTCCTTATAATGAGACTGAGTTTAACAGTCATCACCTTGAATTGCTCAAA GACTCATACAGGAACTGCATCGGCACTCTCTTGCGGGAGGTTAAAGGTTTCTGGCTAGATCTACTTATCACAGTTCTTTGTGATGAGTGGAGGAAGTGCAAAAGAG CAATTGAGGCTTCATCCCCTCGGAGAGAGCCTAAATATGTGCTCTTGCCATTACAAAAGTCCTCTTTTGAAG AGGTTATTCCAGTTGAATCATCAATTGTTGCTGGTGAAAGAATGTGTGAGTTGGTGAAG GTTTTTGTGCTTCTTCATCAACTTCAAATTTTCTCCCTTGGTAGAGCTTTGCCTGATCAACCGCCTATCCTTCCTCCAATTGATGTTCCCCAATCCTTCCGAGCAAAAGCTGCTGGCCTGGGTGTCTTAGGTCCAAAACCGGGAACCGAGTTAAGACTTG TTGATGCAGTGCCCTGCAGAATTTCATTTGAGAGGG TTGATGCAGTGCCCTGCAGAATTTCATTTGAGAGGGGTAAAGAGCGGCATTTTCGCTTTCTAGCAGTTTCCATGGAAACATCTGGATGGGTTCTCCTTGCAGAAGAATTACCCCTAAAACAGCATTATGGAGTTGTTCGTGTTACTGCCCCTTTGGCTGGCTCAAAT CCTAAAATTGATGATAAGCATGCTAGATGGTTACACCTGCGGATCCGTCCATCCACTCTGCCCTTTTTGGATTCGGATAAACGCACTACCTATGCCAAAGTGAACAAAAAAGCTTTGGTTGATGGCAGATGGACCCTGGCATTCAGTGATGAATACTCTTGCAAGTCTGCATTGTCTATGATTCTCGAGGAGATTAATCTACAAAGTAATGAAGTGGAGAGAAGAATAAGACCATTACTTGACCTTGAAAGAGAAGTAAATTTTtcaagcccttctccatgccctCTTGAGGCTTCCTCTTCAAGTACAACACCTTCCAATTCTTTGTAA
- the LOC117924699 gene encoding protein TRANSPARENT TESTA 9 isoform X3 — MWFSFWRSRDRFSLDELRHLTYQLMKIQIVNEVNKDFVVEALRSIAELITYGDQHDPAFFEFFMEKQVMGEFVRILKISRSVTVSLQLLQTMSIMIQNLKSEHAIYYMFSNEHINYLITYTFDFRNEELLSYYISFLRAISGKLNKNTISLLVKTQNDEVVSFPLYVEAIRYAFQEENMVRTAIRALTLNVYHVGDESVNRYVTTTPHAAYFSNLVTFFRKQCINLNGLVSDASKNPGPESTSSILVAVDEIEDNLYYFSDVISAGIPDIGRLITDNILQHLIFPLLLPSLRMEAVNETQISAVTSLYLLCCILRIVKIKDLANTVAASLFCPLEAFIKISETKLNGYISGHGFTHEREQSDSDNLDTKVESGSLRVTTSNLPGSSQSHQEDVAFQLSCSGSSLALREVLLSYVNNGDDMLVLGSLSVIATLLQTKELDESMLDALGILPQRKQHKKLLLQSLVGEGSDEEQLFSPESSLIRDGFNSELDSYLQKLKQEQYGVLCSCPEVAASPRVHRFQVLDALVNLFCRSNISAETLWDGGWALRQLFPYNETEFNSHHLELLKDSYRNCIGTLLREVKGFWLDLLITVLCDEWRKCKRAIEASSPRREPKYVLLPLQKSSFEEVIPVESSIVAGERMCELVKVFVLLHQLQIFSLGRALPDQPPILPPIDVPQSFRAKAAGLGVLGPKPGTELRLVDAVPCRISFERGKERHFRFLAVSMETSGWVLLAEELPLKQHYGVVRVTAPLAGSNPKIDDKHARWLHLRIRPSTLPFLDSDKRTTYAKVNKKALVDGRWTLAFSDEYSCKSALSMILEEINLQSNEVERRIRPLLDLEREVNFSSPSPCPLEASSSSTTPSNSL; from the exons ACACTTGACTTATCAGCTgatgaaaattcaaattgttAATGAGGTCAACAAG GATTTTGTTGTTGAGGCGCTGAGGTCAATTGCGGAGTTGATAACATATGGTGACCAGCATGACCCAGCCTTTTTTGA GTTTTTCATGGAGAAGCAGGTCATGGGGGAGTTTGTAcgtatattaaaaataagtagaaGTGTGACTGTTTCACTTCAGTTGCTGCAGACGATGAGTATTATGATCCAGAACTTAAAAAGTGAACATGCTATAT ACTACATGTTCAGCAATGAGCATATTAACTACCTTATAACTTATACCTTTGACTTCCGCAATGAAGAGCTGTTATCTTACTACATATCCTTCTTAAG AGCAATAAGTGGAAAGCTGAACAAGAATACAATTTCTTTGCTTGTGAAGACTCAAAAT GATGAAGTAGTTTCTTTCCCACTGTATGTTGAGGCAATACGGTATGCCTTCCAAGAAGAGAACATGGTCCGCACTGCAATACGTGCTTTGACACTAAATGTTTATCATG TTGGAGATGAATCTGTAAATAGATATGTTACTACCACACCTCATGCGGCTTATTTTTCGAACCTGGTTACATTTTTCCGGAAGCAGTGCATCAATTTAAATGGATTGGTCTCTGATGCTTCAAA GAATCCAGGTCCAGAATCGACCTCTAGTATACTTGTTGCTGTAGATGAAATTGAGGACAATCTTTACTATTTTAGTGATGTTATTTCTGCTGGGATTCCTGATATTGGGAGGTTAATAACAGACAACATTTTGCAGCATTTGATATTTCCATTGCTTCTTCCTTCTCTAAGGATGGAAGCTGTAAAT GAGACGCAGATCAGTGCTGTCACTTCTCTGTATTTACTTTGTTGCATCTTGCGCATAGTTAAAATCAAAGATCTGGCAAATACTGTTGCTGCTTCTCTTTTTTGTCCATTAGAggcttttataaaaatttctgAGACTAAACTCAATGGCTATATATCTGGTCATGGTTTTACTCACGAAAGAGAACAGTCAGACAGTGATAATCTTGATACAAAGGTGGAGTCTGGAAGTTTAAGAGTTACCACATCAAACTTGCCTGGTTCTTCACAAAGTCATCAAGAAGATGTTGCCTTTCAGCTTAGTTGTAGTGGTTCAAGTTTGGCTTTAAG GGAGGTCTTGCTTTCTTATGTCAATAATGGGGATGATATGCTAGTTTTGGGTTCTTTGAGTGTGATAGCAACTTTATTGCAAACAAAAG AACTGGATGAATCGATGCTAGATGCACTTGGAATTCTTCCACAGCGCAAACAACATAAGAAACTGCTGCTG CAATCTTTGGTTGGTGAGGGCTCAGATGAAGAGCAACTTTTTTCTCCAGAAAGTAGCTTGATAAGAGATGGTTTCAATAGTGAGCTTGATAGCTATCTACAAAAGCTCAAG CAGGAGCAGTATGGAGTGTTGTGTTCTTGTCCTGAAGTGGCAGCAAGTCCTCGTGTACATAGGTTTCag GTGCTCGACGCTTTGGTCAACCTTTTTTGCCGCTCAAATATTTCTGCGGAGACCTTGTGGGATGGTGGTTGGGCTCTGCGCCAATTATTTCCTTATAATGAGACTGAGTTTAACAGTCATCACCTTGAATTGCTCAAA GACTCATACAGGAACTGCATCGGCACTCTCTTGCGGGAGGTTAAAGGTTTCTGGCTAGATCTACTTATCACAGTTCTTTGTGATGAGTGGAGGAAGTGCAAAAGAG CAATTGAGGCTTCATCCCCTCGGAGAGAGCCTAAATATGTGCTCTTGCCATTACAAAAGTCCTCTTTTGAAG AGGTTATTCCAGTTGAATCATCAATTGTTGCTGGTGAAAGAATGTGTGAGTTGGTGAAG GTTTTTGTGCTTCTTCATCAACTTCAAATTTTCTCCCTTGGTAGAGCTTTGCCTGATCAACCGCCTATCCTTCCTCCAATTGATGTTCCCCAATCCTTCCGAGCAAAAGCTGCTGGCCTGGGTGTCTTAGGTCCAAAACCGGGAACCGAGTTAAGACTTG TTGATGCAGTGCCCTGCAGAATTTCATTTGAGAGGGGTAAAGAGCGGCATTTTCGCTTTCTAGCAGTTTCCATGGAAACATCTGGATGGGTTCTCCTTGCAGAAGAATTACCCCTAAAACAGCATTATGGAGTTGTTCGTGTTACTGCCCCTTTGGCTGGCTCAAAT CCTAAAATTGATGATAAGCATGCTAGATGGTTACACCTGCGGATCCGTCCATCCACTCTGCCCTTTTTGGATTCGGATAAACGCACTACCTATGCCAAAGTGAACAAAAAAGCTTTGGTTGATGGCAGATGGACCCTGGCATTCAGTGATGAATACTCTTGCAAGTCTGCATTGTCTATGATTCTCGAGGAGATTAATCTACAAAGTAATGAAGTGGAGAGAAGAATAAGACCATTACTTGACCTTGAAAGAGAAGTAAATTTTtcaagcccttctccatgccctCTTGAGGCTTCCTCTTCAAGTACAACACCTTCCAATTCTTTGTAA
- the LOC117924699 gene encoding protein TRANSPARENT TESTA 9 isoform X7, translating into MWFSFWRSRDRFSLDELRHLTYQLMKIQIVNEVNKDFVVEALRSIAELITYGDQHDPAFFEFFMEKQVMGEFVRILKISRSVTVSLQLLQTMSIMIQNLKSEHAIYYMFSNEHINYLITYTFDFRNEELLSYYISFLRAISGKLNKNTISLLVKTQNDEVVSFPLYVEAIRYAFQEENMVRTAIRALTLNVYHVGDESVNRYVTTTPHAAYFSNLVTFFRKQCINLNGLVSDASKNPGPESTSSILVAVDEIEDNLYYFSDVISAGIPDIGRLITDNILQHLIFPLLLPSLRMEAVNETQISAVTSLYLLCCILRIVKIKDLANTVAASLFCPLEAFIKISETKLNGYISGHGFTHEREQSDSDNLDTKVESGSLRVTTSNLPGSSQSHQEDVAFQLSCSGSSLALREVLLSYVNNGDDMLVLGSLSVIATLLQTKELDESMLDALGILPQRKQHKKLLLQSLVGEGSDEEQLFSPESSLIRDGFNSELDSYLQKLKQEQYGVLCSCPEVAASPRVHRFQVLDALVNLFCRSNISAETLWDGGWALRQLFPYNETEFNSHHLELLKDSYRNCIGTLLREVKGFWLDLLITVLCDEWRKCKRAIEASSPRREPKYVLLPLQKSSFEEVIPVESSIVAGERMCELVKVFVLLHQLQIFSLGRALPDQPPILPPIDVPQSFRAKAAGLGVLGPKPGTELRLVDAVPCRISFERGKERHF; encoded by the exons ACACTTGACTTATCAGCTgatgaaaattcaaattgttAATGAGGTCAACAAG GATTTTGTTGTTGAGGCGCTGAGGTCAATTGCGGAGTTGATAACATATGGTGACCAGCATGACCCAGCCTTTTTTGA GTTTTTCATGGAGAAGCAGGTCATGGGGGAGTTTGTAcgtatattaaaaataagtagaaGTGTGACTGTTTCACTTCAGTTGCTGCAGACGATGAGTATTATGATCCAGAACTTAAAAAGTGAACATGCTATAT ACTACATGTTCAGCAATGAGCATATTAACTACCTTATAACTTATACCTTTGACTTCCGCAATGAAGAGCTGTTATCTTACTACATATCCTTCTTAAG AGCAATAAGTGGAAAGCTGAACAAGAATACAATTTCTTTGCTTGTGAAGACTCAAAAT GATGAAGTAGTTTCTTTCCCACTGTATGTTGAGGCAATACGGTATGCCTTCCAAGAAGAGAACATGGTCCGCACTGCAATACGTGCTTTGACACTAAATGTTTATCATG TTGGAGATGAATCTGTAAATAGATATGTTACTACCACACCTCATGCGGCTTATTTTTCGAACCTGGTTACATTTTTCCGGAAGCAGTGCATCAATTTAAATGGATTGGTCTCTGATGCTTCAAA GAATCCAGGTCCAGAATCGACCTCTAGTATACTTGTTGCTGTAGATGAAATTGAGGACAATCTTTACTATTTTAGTGATGTTATTTCTGCTGGGATTCCTGATATTGGGAGGTTAATAACAGACAACATTTTGCAGCATTTGATATTTCCATTGCTTCTTCCTTCTCTAAGGATGGAAGCTGTAAAT GAGACGCAGATCAGTGCTGTCACTTCTCTGTATTTACTTTGTTGCATCTTGCGCATAGTTAAAATCAAAGATCTGGCAAATACTGTTGCTGCTTCTCTTTTTTGTCCATTAGAggcttttataaaaatttctgAGACTAAACTCAATGGCTATATATCTGGTCATGGTTTTACTCACGAAAGAGAACAGTCAGACAGTGATAATCTTGATACAAAGGTGGAGTCTGGAAGTTTAAGAGTTACCACATCAAACTTGCCTGGTTCTTCACAAAGTCATCAAGAAGATGTTGCCTTTCAGCTTAGTTGTAGTGGTTCAAGTTTGGCTTTAAG GGAGGTCTTGCTTTCTTATGTCAATAATGGGGATGATATGCTAGTTTTGGGTTCTTTGAGTGTGATAGCAACTTTATTGCAAACAAAAG AACTGGATGAATCGATGCTAGATGCACTTGGAATTCTTCCACAGCGCAAACAACATAAGAAACTGCTGCTG CAATCTTTGGTTGGTGAGGGCTCAGATGAAGAGCAACTTTTTTCTCCAGAAAGTAGCTTGATAAGAGATGGTTTCAATAGTGAGCTTGATAGCTATCTACAAAAGCTCAAG CAGGAGCAGTATGGAGTGTTGTGTTCTTGTCCTGAAGTGGCAGCAAGTCCTCGTGTACATAGGTTTCag GTGCTCGACGCTTTGGTCAACCTTTTTTGCCGCTCAAATATTTCTGCGGAGACCTTGTGGGATGGTGGTTGGGCTCTGCGCCAATTATTTCCTTATAATGAGACTGAGTTTAACAGTCATCACCTTGAATTGCTCAAA GACTCATACAGGAACTGCATCGGCACTCTCTTGCGGGAGGTTAAAGGTTTCTGGCTAGATCTACTTATCACAGTTCTTTGTGATGAGTGGAGGAAGTGCAAAAGAG CAATTGAGGCTTCATCCCCTCGGAGAGAGCCTAAATATGTGCTCTTGCCATTACAAAAGTCCTCTTTTGAAG AGGTTATTCCAGTTGAATCATCAATTGTTGCTGGTGAAAGAATGTGTGAGTTGGTGAAG GTTTTTGTGCTTCTTCATCAACTTCAAATTTTCTCCCTTGGTAGAGCTTTGCCTGATCAACCGCCTATCCTTCCTCCAATTGATGTTCCCCAATCCTTCCGAGCAAAAGCTGCTGGCCTGGGTGTCTTAGGTCCAAAACCGGGAACCGAGTTAAGACTTG TTGATGCAGTGCCCTGCAGAATTTCATTTGAGAGGGGTAAAGAGCGGCATTTTTAA